The genomic stretch TGTCTCTATTTCTTCTGCTTCATTTGTTTCAGCTTCTTCCGCATCAGCAGCTGTATCCACTACCTCACCTTTGCCACCTTTGTTCTCTTTTACAGCATCGCCATTTTCAAAGTCTAGGAAGCATAATGGCGGGAAGAGCACACACCACCAGTTCTTTCCTTCACCTTCACCAAGTGTGATCAGTACCGCTTCATATTGTCCTGCCGGATAGATGAAGTCACCGTACATTTTAGTAGGAAAAGCCACTTTGTTTAACTCTACAGAAAACGTCTTCTCTAAGCCTGCTTCATCCAGCTTACTTTGAACAATCTTTTCAATCGTTGGCAGTTGTTTACGAATGATTTCACGTGCTTCAGATATCGATGATAACTCATCCACCCAAGTTGTGATCTGGGCATTCACTTCATCACGAATCTCACGCTTCAGCTTTTGATCAGCATCCGTATTGCTGTTTGCTAGAATGCGAAGTCTGATTGATTCTTCAGGTATTTTAACAGAGGCGTTCATTGTTGCGTTCGCCACCTTGGTTTGTGTTTCAAAAAATAAGAACATCACCGCTAAAGAGATAAGAACTAGAATAAAGAAATGATTGCGCTTTTTCATTGTTTTTTCCTCCCCCGTCGTATCTAACCACAGTTTGGACACGGTGAGATTTTTTCATACTAGTAATCTAGTAAATTTCGTTCTGTCTGATTCGACAAAAGAAGATCACCTTAATATGTAACATGATTGATTTTATTTCTAACATCATTGACAAGTTGATTGGAGCGTAAGGTTGCCGACTCCTGCGGGACAAGCGGTCAGGTGAGACACTTAATGGTGCAAAGCGGCAAGTGGCTCACCGCCTGCCCCGCGGAAAGCGAGCAACCTGGAGCGGAAATCAACCCGCATCACTAGAGAAATATTTACCAACTTGCATGCTGCTTCTTTTTCTGTTAACTTAAATGTGTAAACGGTTACATATTTGTTTTAGAGGAGGCGAAGATTTGGTTACGATTCGTGATGTGGCAAAGAGATCAGGTGTATCGGTTGCGACGGTATCTCGCGTTTTAAATGCTAATGGATACGTTCATGAAGATACACGCAAAAAAGTGATGGCTGCTGTTGCTGAGCTGAAGTATAGCCCAAACGAAGTCGCCCGTTCCCTCTATAAAAAGAAATCCAAACTGGTGGGCTTGTTGCTGCCAGACATCACGAACCCCTTCTTTCCACAGCTGGCAAGAGGTGTAGAAGATGAAATGCAAAAAGGCGGGTATCGTATTCTTTTCGGAAACAGTGATGAGAATGCGGAAAAAGAGCTCGATTATTTAAACACGTTTATGCAAAACAATGTGGTCGGCATCATCTCGGCTACGAATAATAAAGCAAAGAACAACTATCAAAATCTATCCATTCCTGTAGTCTTTCTAGACCGAACATCGACTGATTATCCATCGGTGTATGCAGATGGAAAAGAAGGCGGAAGAATGGCTGCAGAAGAGATCGTGAAAAGAGGCAGCAAACGGATCACGATTTTAAAAGGTCCCACGCACATTCAGCCTGCTCAAGACCGTTTTCAAGGTGCGTTAGAAGTTTTAAGTCAATCGAACATTGATTTTCATGTGATGTCGACAACTTCTTTTGCCTTTGAAGATGCAGAGAAATGGGCGAAAGAACTTTTTACAACCTATCCTGATACGGATGGTGTGTTAGCGAGCAATGATATTGTGGCCACAGCTGTCTTACATGAAGCGCTTCGTCTCGGAAAATCCATTCCGGAAGAACTGCAGATCATTGGGTTTGATGATATCCCACAGAGCAGCTTGTTGTTTCCTTCCCTTTCTACCATCCGCCAGCCGGCTTATGAGATGGGTAAAGAAGCGGCACAATTGCTTGTGAAAATTATTCACCAAGAAAAAATTCAACAACAGCAAGTTCAACTACCTGTTACATTTATAGATCGAAACACAACAAGAAAGGTTGATAAAAATGGTTAAAATTGTAGTCATCGGAAGCTCGTCCATGGATTTAGTTGTTACATCTGATCAACGTCCAGGAGCTGGAGAAACTGTTTTGGGACGTTCCTTTAAAACCGTGCCCGGGGGAAAAGGAGCGAATCAAGCAGTCGCAGCGGCTCGTCTTGGCGCTGAGGTTTACATGATCGGATGTGTAGGTGACGACCATTATGGAGAGGCCATTCTAGAGAACTTTAAACAAAACGGTGTTGATGTAACGAATGTGGAACCGGTTACAGATACAGAGAGTGGTACAGCTCATATCATTTTAGCTGAAGGGGATAACAGCATCGTCGTCGTTAAAGGCGCAAACGATCATGTCACACCCCATTATGTGAAGAAATCAGAACCGCTCATCAAACAAGCGAATATGATACTCGTTCAGCAAGAAATTCCTGAAGAAACGGTTGAATATGTTAGTGAGCTTTGTAAGGAGCTTGATGTTCCGTTGTTATTAAACCCAGCTCCTGCTCGCCCACTCTCTAAGAAAGTGATCGACTCTGCAAGCTATATTACACCGAACGAACATGAAGCGGCCGTTCTTTTTGATGGTCTATCAACTGAGTCAGCCCTAAAACAGTATCCGAACAAAGTGTTTATAACTGAAGGAAAGAACGGCGCTCGTTATTTTAATGGTGAAAAAGAGATCACCGTTTCCTCGTATACAGTTGAAGTAACAGATACAACAGGCGCAGGTGATACGTTCAATGCCGCTCTAGCCGTTGCTTTAGCTGAAGGAAAGAACGTCACTGAAAGTCTGCAGTTCGCCAATCGAGCCGCTTCCCTTTCTGTTACAAAATTCGGTGCTCAAGGCGGCATGCCGAATCGATCAGAAGTGGAGGCATCTCTATGAAACGACATGGCATCTTAAACAGTCATATCTCTAAAGTATTAAGTGATCTCGGACATACAGACCTTATCGTGATCGCTGATGCTGGCCTTCCGATTCCTAGCGATGTTCCGCGAATTGATCTCGCACTTACGCTCGGTGTACCGAGCTTTACAGATGTTGTTTCTGCAGTTTCAGAGGATATGGTCGTGGAACAAGTGATACTCGCCAGTGAGATCAAAGAGAAGAACGAAGAAACGTTAACGTTTATGAACGAGACTTTTTCTGAAACAGAACAAAAATTCGTTTCTCATGAAGCGTTCAAACAATTAACCAAGCAGGCAAAAGTAGTCATTCGTACGGGTGAAGTGACACCATATGCCAACTGTATCCTGCAAGCAGGGGTAATCTTCTAAAAGAGGTGATCGTTTTGCACATTCAAATGAACGACATATTTAAAGCATTTGGTGCCAATCAAGTCTTATCAGGTGTTCACTTCGACCTTCAACCAGGCGAAGTGCATGCTTTAATGGGTGAAAACGGTGCTGGAAAATCCACATTGATGAACATCTTAACCGGTCTTCATAAAAGAGATTCCGGCACCATTCAGATCGACGGACAAGAGCGGTACTTTGATAACCCAAAAGAGGCCGAGAAGCACGGAGTCGCGTTCATACACCAAGAATTGAACGTATGGCCTGATATGACCGTGCTCGATAATCTTTTTATCGGAAAAGAGCTGCGGTCCCCGTTCGGCCTTTTAAGAACAAAAGAAATGAAAGCGTTGGCAAAAAAGCAGTTTGAAAGGTTAGCTGTTACGATTCCACTTGAAAAAGAAGCAGGACTCTGTTCTGTTGGTCAACAGCAGATGATCGAGATCGCGAAGGCGCTTATGACAAACGCCAAGGTGATCATTATGGATGAGCCTACTGCTGCCCTTACAGAGCGTGAGATTGAAAAATTGTTCGATGTGATCAACGCTCTACGAAAAGAAGGTGTTTCGATCGTTTACATCTCACACCGCATGGAAGAAATCTTTGCGATCTGTGACCGGATTACAGTGATGAGGGATGGTAAAACGGTTGATACGAAAGCAATCGCTGAGACTAGCTTTGATGAGGTCGTACGGAAGATGGTCGGCCGTGAGCTTACAGATCGTTTTCCAGAACGAAATCCACAAGTTGGCGAAACTGTCTTAGAAGTAAAGAATGCGACGAGAAATGGAATCTTTGAAAAAATTAGTTTCTCTGTAAGATCCGGTGAGATCGTTGGTGTTTCTGGTCTGATGGGTGCAGGTCGTACCGAGATTATGCGCGCTTTGTTCGGCCTCGATCAGCTTGATGCTGGTGAGATCTGGATCAGCGGTCAGAAGGTTTCTATTAAAAACCCTTACGAAGCCGTAAAACGCGGCATCGGTTTTATTACAGAAGACAGGAAGAACGAAGGCTTGGTGCTCGATTTTTCAATACGTGAAAACATGGCGCTGCCGAACTTACGGAGTTTTTCAAAAAATGGCGTGATCGATTATAAAACAGAGTCTGACTTTGTTGACATGCTCATCAAACGGTTGCAGATTAAGACCGAATCGAGCGAGACGAACGCCAAGAACCTTTCAGGTGGGAACCAGCAAAAAGTAGTCATTGCAAAATGGGTTGGAATCGGACCAAAAGTATTGATTTTGGACGAGCCAACAAGAGGTGTTGACGTTGGTGCGAAGCGTGAGATTTATCAGCTGATGAACGAACTCACCGATCGTGGTGTAGCGATTATCATGGTCTCGTCAGAACTTCCAGAAGTTCTTGGTATGAGTGATCGTATTCTTGTTGTTCACGAAGGACAGATCAGCGGTGAGCTCACGAAAAGCGAAGCAACTCAAGAAAGAATTATGACATATGCAACGGGAGGACAATAAAATGAAAACGTCACCGGCTAAAGTAAATCATGTAGAAAATTTAATGCAAAAACTTGGACCTCTATTAGGGCTCTTGATTCTCGTTACCATCGTATCAATCCTAAATCCTAGTTTTCTAGAACCACTGAATTTATTAAACTTACTGCGCCAAGTCGCCATTAACGCACTCATCGCCTTTGGTATGACATTCGTTATTCTAACGGGTGGAATCGACTTATCTGTTGGTGCCATTCTCGCGTTATCGAGTGCACTGATGGCAGGAATGATCGTATCTGGCGTTGATCCGATGCTGGCGATCTTGATCGGATGTTTGCTAGGTGCTGCAATGGGTGCGATCAACGGCCTATTGATCACAAAAGGAAAAATGGCTCCATTTATCGCTACACTCGCAACGATGACGATTTTCCGTGGATTGACTCTCGTGTATACAGATGGTAATCCGATCACAGGTCTAGGCGAAAGTTATATGTTCCAACTTTTTGGACGAGGTTATTTCTTAGGAATTCCGGTTCCAGCGATCACGATGATGCTTGCATTTGCAGCGTTTTGGGTGATCCTTCATAAAACACCGTTCGGGAGAAAAACGTATGCGATCGGCGGAAACGAGAAAGCCGCGATCATCTCCGGAATCAAAGTGACAAAAGTAAAAGTTATGATCTATTCATTAGCAGGGCTTTTAGCAGCACTAGCTGGAGCGATTCTTACTTCACGTTTGAACTCTGCTCAACCGACTGCCGGCACATCGTATGAACTCGATGCGATCGCAGCTGTTGTTCTTGGTGGAACAAGCTTATCTGGAGGACGCGGACTGATCGTCGGAACACTGATCGGTGCATTGATCATCGGAACGTTGAACAACGGTTTGAATCTATTAGGTGTATCATCATTCTTCCAAATGGTCGTAAAAGGAATCGTAATCCTAATTGCAGTATTGATCGACCGTAAAAAAGCAGCGTAGGAGGGTTTCTAAATGAAAAAAGCTTTATTACTCATCATGTCTTTATCTGTTTTCTTATTGGGTGCCTGTTCTTTAGAGCCCCCTTCATGGGCAAAGCCGGCTAAAAAAGGGGACGGAGAAAAGATTAAAATCGGTCTATCCGTTTCAACGCTTAACAATCCATTCTTCGTATCGATGAAAAACGGCGTGATCGATGAAGCGAAAAAACAAGGTGCCGAAGTGATCGTCGTCGATGCACAGAATGATTCTGCGAAACAAGTAAACGATGTAGAAGATCTTTTGCAGCAAGGCATTGACGCTCTGTTGATCAATCCAACCGATTCAGCAGCGATCTCAACCGCTGTTCAATCTGCGAACAACCTTGATGTTCCGGTTGTCACACTAGACCGTTCAACAGATAAAGGAGATGTCGCTACTCTTGTTGCCTCTGATAATGTAAAAGGCGGCCAGATGGCTGGTGACTTTATTGTGGAGCAGCTCGGTGAAGGTGCGAAAGTGGCTGAATTAGAAGGGGTACCTGGTGCTTCTGCCACACGTGAGCGCGGAAAAGGATTCCACAATGTAGCTGATCAAAAGTTAGATGTTGTTGCCAAACAAACGGCTGACTTTGATCGAACAAAAGGATTAAACGTTATGGAGAACGTTCTTCAAGGAAATCCAGATATTAAAGCGGTTTTCGCCCATAACGATGAGATGGCGCTAGGCGCACTTCAAGCGATCAACAGCTCTGGTCGAGATGTGCTTGTAGTTGGCTTTGACGGAAATGAAGATGCGATCAATGCTGTAAAAGAAGGAAAACTCGCAGCAACCGTCGCACAGCAGCCTGACCTGATCGGCGAACTCGCTGTAAAAGCCGCATCCGACGTACTAGCAGGAAAGAAAGTAGAAAAGAAAATTGCTGCACCACTTAAGTTGATGGTGAAAGAATAATGGTAGAACAGAGTTGGATGAAGAGCTGAAAGATATAAAATTTGAAAAGGCCGACTGGGTGCAAGCGTTATACGCTTAGACTCAGTCGGCCTTTGAATTGTGTGTAAATTGTTTGGGGTCTGACCCGGGGTCAGACCCCATTTCCCACGTTTATTTCCCGAGGATTGCGAACACCATGCGGTCCTTGCCGCTGATGTCTTCCTTTACATACACATCCGCACCAGGGAACGTGACACGAAGCATACTCGCTACCGTCTCGCCCTGCCCCGCTCCGACTTCAAAGCCTACGATCGCTTTTTCTTTCAAAACGAGCGGTAATTCTTCCATAAATCGTCGATAAAACACATAGCCGTCTTCCCCACCGCTTAATGCCCTCATCGGCTCTCTATCTTTTACGATCGTCTCGAGAACCGCGATCTCATGATCAGGAATGTAAGGCGGATTCGATACGACAACATCAAGCTTTTCCCCGCTACTCATAAAAGGCTGTAAAAGGTCTCCGTGCAGGAATGTAACTTCTGCACCAAGTCGATCTGCGTTTCCTTTTGCTACCTCAATCGATTCCTCAGCAATATCAACCGTATATACGTTCAGTCGATTATTTTCCAATGCTAATGAGATCGAAATGGCTCCGCTGCCTGTTCCGATATCTGCAACAGCAACCGTCTCATCCTCACGAAAATGGTCGGAGATCAGCGTTAGGATGTGCTCGACCAACTCTTCTGTTTCTGGTCTTGGAATTAAGACTTCTTCGTTCACAGAGAACGTCCGACCGTAAAATTCTTCTTTACCAGTAATATATTGAACAGGCTCTCCTTCAACATGGCGAGCAACGGCCGCTTTAAGTAGCGACTCATTCTCTTCACTCATCACATCATGTAGGCGCATGAGCATCTCTGTTCGATTCACATCCCCTAAAACATGTCTCATCAAAATTTCTGCAGCAAAACTTTCGCGTCCGTTTTCAGCTAAAAAAGAAGAAGCCCACGCGAGGGCTTCATGAACTTTTGTACTCATTTTACGCGTCCGCCTGAGCTTTCATCTTGCTTGTTTGGTCTTCTGTAATCAATGCTTCAACGAACTCATCCATCTTACCAAGAAGGATCTGATCAAGCTTTTGAATCGTTAGACCGATACGGTGATCGGTAACACGGTTTTGCGGGAAATTGTACGTACGAATACGCTCTGAACGGTCACCTGAACCAACCGCACTCTTACGTGTTTCATCGTACTCTTTTTGTATTTCGCGCTGAATCTTATCATATACACGTGCACGAAGAACCTTCATCGCTTTTTCTTTGTTCTTGATCTGTGATTTCTCATCCTGACACGATACAACCGTACCTGTAGGAACGTGTGTTAAACGAACCGCTGATTGGGTCGTGTTTACAGACTGACCCCCAGGACCAGATGATGTAAACGTATCAACACGAACGTCTTTTTCATGAATCTCAACTTCAACTTCCTCAGCCTCTGGAAGTACAGCAACCGTTGCTGTTGACGTATGAATACGTCCGCCTGATTCTGTTGAAGGGACACGCTGAACACGGTGTGCGCCGTTTTCATATTTTAGCTTCGAATAAGCACCAGCACCATTGATCATAAAGATGATCTCTTTGTATCCACCAAGTTCTGTGTAGGAAGCTTCGATTACTTCAGACTTCCATCCTTGCATCTCTGCATAACGGGTGTACATACGGTAAAGGTCGCCAGCGAAAAGGGCTGCCTCGTCTCCACCTGCTGCACCACGAACCTCGACGATAACGTTCTTGTCGTCGTTCGGGTCTTTTGGAAGCAATAGAATTTTTAACTGAGCCGTAAATTCTTCGATCTGTTGGTTAAGCCCTGAAATCTCTTCTTTTACCATCGCTGTCATCTCTGCATCAAGCTTATCTTCAAGCATCAATTTTGCTTCATCTAACTGCTCTTTCGCTTCCTTATACTCGCGGTAAACCGCTACCGTATCTTGAAGGGAAGATTGCTCTTTAGAATAATCGCGGAGCTTGTTCGTATCATTTATAACCTCAGGATCACTGAGTAATTCATTTAACTTGTCATATCTTGCTTCAATCGTCTCTAAACGTTCTAACATGGTTTTTCACCTCTGTTTTATATGCATAACATTATAATTATAGACTATTTGTAGTCTTACAGTCAAAAGCAAAAAGGAACAAAATCACTAAAAAAGGCCACTCTTTCCTGAAAAAAGAGAGCCTTTATGAAACTAGAGACGATATTTACATTTTCCTTTTTTGTAGAGACTCTCTCATCGATTCCGCCAATTCTTTCACATCGATCAATCTTTGAACTTTTTCCGCATCTTTTGTAAAACCATACTTGATCTGATTGGTTTCTGTTACAGAAATACATGCATGATGTTTTTCAATCAACAACATCTCATCACCAGCTGCAACTAACCCTTCTTGTAAAACACGCAGGTAATAACCCGTTCGTCCCTTATCCACTACTTTTTTTATCATATCTGGTCGACAAAGAATAGAAGCTAATGTCTGACAAGGCTGACGAGGCTGAGTGATCTGCACGATCGCTCCACCCACTGAAAACACGTCACCGATACAAACATCATCCTCCAAAAGACCCTTAACGGTAAAATTTTCTCCAAATGAAGGGATGGATAACGGTACCTCTAAATCCAGTTCTGTCGTCCACTTTTCATAGTGCTCAAACGGATACACACATACCGCTTTATCAACTCCGCCATGATGCTTCGTATCTCCTACTCCGTCACCTTCAAAATGAGTTTTATGTAAATAAACAGGCTGATGTTGCGGCGTTTTATTGTAGGCTGTAAAAAAAGTTTTATTTTGAGTCTCAAATTCTTCTGGTAACTTAATGTTTAACGAAGCTATATTTCCCTTCATTCCCCTCACCTCACGAAAAGCATAGCACAGGACAAAAGGAAATTAATAGGAAAAGATATTCCGACGCAACTGCTCGTAATCAATACGTTCTTGGTTCATTCGAATTGCTTTCGTTAGCTCCTCAATCACCACTTTTTCGTTCGTGATCACATTAAACACATAAGGAATGGTCGCAAAATGTCCAAGAAAATGCGTGCAACCGACATAACGCGGATTGTCAGTTTGGTAATCATGTTTATATTTAATAATAAAATTGCCCATGCCTTCATAGACAGGATCCAATGGTTTTTGTTCAAGCTTCTTAATCAGTGTATGAATCGGCTGAACCGGTGCGTTCCAGTCCGTTCCGTTCGATTTGATCTCTAGCACAGTCCACCACCTCTTTCTACTATCATAGTTCGTTTTAACTCTGTACTTCTTGTTGGTCAAAGTGAAGAGAGTTGTGGCATCATACAGGTAACGTTACTTTTTTCGAAACAATGGGAATACTATATGGTTAGAGAGACGTAAGGAGCTGATCAGATGAAATATTGCATTATTGGTGGAGATGCGGCTGGTATGAGTGCCGCTATGCAGATTGTTCGGAATGAAAAAGATGCTGACATCACGATTCTTGAAAAAGGCGGTATCTATTCTTATGGACAATGCGGACTTCCTTATGTTGTAGGCGGGCTCATCCCTTCTACTGACGAACTTATCGCTCGCAGTATCGAGACGTTCAGAGAAAAATACGGCATGGATGCTCGTACGTTTCACGAAGTAAAAGCTATAGATACCAACTCTAAAACCGTCTCTGGTGTACATACGAAGACAGGGCAATCGTTTGAGGTGTCATACGATAAACTCTTAGTTGCGACGGGGGTTAGTCCGATCATACCGAAACAGTGGACAGGATTACATCTTAAGGGAATCTATCCGCTTAAGACGATTCCCGATGCCGAGGAACTTATGGCCGGGTTAAAAGATGTTCAGAATGTAACCATCATAGGCGGAGGATATATCGGTCTTGAAATGGCCGAAAACGTACTAAGACTCGGGAAAAAGGTACGTATCATCCAGCGCAGCAACCAACTTGGAAATATCTTTGATCACGATTTTGCTCCTTTCCTTCATGAAGAAGCAGAGAAACATGGGATCGAACTTTGTTTAGAAGAAGAAGTGCTCGGTTTTAAAGGTGACGATCACGTTCAATTTGTAAAAACAGCTAAAAAAGATTATCCAACAGACCTTGTGATCGTGTCGGTCGGTGTGTCACCCAACACAGGCTTTTTAAAAGAAACGGACGTGGCACTCAGTGAACAAGGAGTCATCGTCGTAAATGAGGCGATGGAAACCAGTGTGGATGGAATCTATGCGGCAGGTGATTGCGCGACTCACTATCACCGAGTAAAAAAACTGAATGATCATATTCCATTGGGGACGACAGCAAATAAGCAAGGACGTATCGCCGGATTAAACATGGTTGGGGTGAAGAAACCGTTCAGAGGAATCGTAGGAACTTCTATCATCCAATTCATGGATCTAACACTTGGAAAAACTGGATTATCAAATAAAGAAGCAGAAAAACTGAACATTCCTTTTGCAGAAATCAAGATAACTTCAAAAAGTCATGCTGGTTATTATCCGGATCCAAAGAAGTTAGAAATAAAATTAACGTATCACAAAGAAACAAAGAAGCTCCTAGGTGCGCAAATCATCGGTGAAGAGGGAGTTGATAAACGAATCGACGTGCTCGCAACAGCTCTTTATCACGAGATGGATGTTGAGGAATTGGCAGATTTGGACTTGGCCTACGCCCCTCCTTATAACGGGTCATGGGATCCCATCCAGCAAGCTGCTCGAAGACTTGGGAAATAAATTGGGAAATGGGGTCTGACCCCATTTCCCGTTTTATTTCCCACAATTAATAATCGATCTTTAGTGAGAAGTTATACCGTGGAACAGCTCGCTCTACGGCGTTCATGATCTTACGGT from Bacillus sp. E(2018) encodes the following:
- the spoIIR gene encoding stage II sporulation protein R, with protein sequence MKKRNHFFILVLISLAVMFLFFETQTKVANATMNASVKIPEESIRLRILANSNTDADQKLKREIRDEVNAQITTWVDELSSISEAREIIRKQLPTIEKIVQSKLDEAGLEKTFSVELNKVAFPTKMYGDFIYPAGQYEAVLITLGEGEGKNWWCVLFPPLCFLDFENGDAVKENKGGKGEVVDTAADAEEAETNEAEEIETKFFVVEIFDSLFSFVGSLFS
- a CDS encoding LacI family DNA-binding transcriptional regulator, which translates into the protein MVTIRDVAKRSGVSVATVSRVLNANGYVHEDTRKKVMAAVAELKYSPNEVARSLYKKKSKLVGLLLPDITNPFFPQLARGVEDEMQKGGYRILFGNSDENAEKELDYLNTFMQNNVVGIISATNNKAKNNYQNLSIPVVFLDRTSTDYPSVYADGKEGGRMAAEEIVKRGSKRITILKGPTHIQPAQDRFQGALEVLSQSNIDFHVMSTTSFAFEDAEKWAKELFTTYPDTDGVLASNDIVATAVLHEALRLGKSIPEELQIIGFDDIPQSSLLFPSLSTIRQPAYEMGKEAAQLLVKIIHQEKIQQQQVQLPVTFIDRNTTRKVDKNG
- the rbsK gene encoding ribokinase encodes the protein MVKIVVIGSSSMDLVVTSDQRPGAGETVLGRSFKTVPGGKGANQAVAAARLGAEVYMIGCVGDDHYGEAILENFKQNGVDVTNVEPVTDTESGTAHIILAEGDNSIVVVKGANDHVTPHYVKKSEPLIKQANMILVQQEIPEETVEYVSELCKELDVPLLLNPAPARPLSKKVIDSASYITPNEHEAAVLFDGLSTESALKQYPNKVFITEGKNGARYFNGEKEITVSSYTVEVTDTTGAGDTFNAALAVALAEGKNVTESLQFANRAASLSVTKFGAQGGMPNRSEVEASL
- the rbsD gene encoding D-ribose pyranase is translated as MKRHGILNSHISKVLSDLGHTDLIVIADAGLPIPSDVPRIDLALTLGVPSFTDVVSAVSEDMVVEQVILASEIKEKNEETLTFMNETFSETEQKFVSHEAFKQLTKQAKVVIRTGEVTPYANCILQAGVIF
- a CDS encoding sugar ABC transporter ATP-binding protein, which encodes MHIQMNDIFKAFGANQVLSGVHFDLQPGEVHALMGENGAGKSTLMNILTGLHKRDSGTIQIDGQERYFDNPKEAEKHGVAFIHQELNVWPDMTVLDNLFIGKELRSPFGLLRTKEMKALAKKQFERLAVTIPLEKEAGLCSVGQQQMIEIAKALMTNAKVIIMDEPTAALTEREIEKLFDVINALRKEGVSIVYISHRMEEIFAICDRITVMRDGKTVDTKAIAETSFDEVVRKMVGRELTDRFPERNPQVGETVLEVKNATRNGIFEKISFSVRSGEIVGVSGLMGAGRTEIMRALFGLDQLDAGEIWISGQKVSIKNPYEAVKRGIGFITEDRKNEGLVLDFSIRENMALPNLRSFSKNGVIDYKTESDFVDMLIKRLQIKTESSETNAKNLSGGNQQKVVIAKWVGIGPKVLILDEPTRGVDVGAKREIYQLMNELTDRGVAIIMVSSELPEVLGMSDRILVVHEGQISGELTKSEATQERIMTYATGGQ
- the rbsC gene encoding ribose ABC transporter permease RbsC; the encoded protein is MKTSPAKVNHVENLMQKLGPLLGLLILVTIVSILNPSFLEPLNLLNLLRQVAINALIAFGMTFVILTGGIDLSVGAILALSSALMAGMIVSGVDPMLAILIGCLLGAAMGAINGLLITKGKMAPFIATLATMTIFRGLTLVYTDGNPITGLGESYMFQLFGRGYFLGIPVPAITMMLAFAAFWVILHKTPFGRKTYAIGGNEKAAIISGIKVTKVKVMIYSLAGLLAALAGAILTSRLNSAQPTAGTSYELDAIAAVVLGGTSLSGGRGLIVGTLIGALIIGTLNNGLNLLGVSSFFQMVVKGIVILIAVLIDRKKAA
- the rbsB gene encoding ribose ABC transporter substrate-binding protein RbsB, which translates into the protein MKKALLLIMSLSVFLLGACSLEPPSWAKPAKKGDGEKIKIGLSVSTLNNPFFVSMKNGVIDEAKKQGAEVIVVDAQNDSAKQVNDVEDLLQQGIDALLINPTDSAAISTAVQSANNLDVPVVTLDRSTDKGDVATLVASDNVKGGQMAGDFIVEQLGEGAKVAELEGVPGASATRERGKGFHNVADQKLDVVAKQTADFDRTKGLNVMENVLQGNPDIKAVFAHNDEMALGALQAINSSGRDVLVVGFDGNEDAINAVKEGKLAATVAQQPDLIGELAVKAASDVLAGKKVEKKIAAPLKLMVKE
- the prmC gene encoding peptide chain release factor N(5)-glutamine methyltransferase, with translation MSTKVHEALAWASSFLAENGRESFAAEILMRHVLGDVNRTEMLMRLHDVMSEENESLLKAAVARHVEGEPVQYITGKEEFYGRTFSVNEEVLIPRPETEELVEHILTLISDHFREDETVAVADIGTGSGAISISLALENNRLNVYTVDIAEESIEVAKGNADRLGAEVTFLHGDLLQPFMSSGEKLDVVVSNPPYIPDHEIAVLETIVKDREPMRALSGGEDGYVFYRRFMEELPLVLKEKAIVGFEVGAGQGETVASMLRVTFPGADVYVKEDISGKDRMVFAILGK
- the prfA gene encoding peptide chain release factor 1 produces the protein MLERLETIEARYDKLNELLSDPEVINDTNKLRDYSKEQSSLQDTVAVYREYKEAKEQLDEAKLMLEDKLDAEMTAMVKEEISGLNQQIEEFTAQLKILLLPKDPNDDKNVIVEVRGAAGGDEAALFAGDLYRMYTRYAEMQGWKSEVIEASYTELGGYKEIIFMINGAGAYSKLKYENGAHRVQRVPSTESGGRIHTSTATVAVLPEAEEVEVEIHEKDVRVDTFTSSGPGGQSVNTTQSAVRLTHVPTGTVVSCQDEKSQIKNKEKAMKVLRARVYDKIQREIQKEYDETRKSAVGSGDRSERIRTYNFPQNRVTDHRIGLTIQKLDQILLGKMDEFVEALITEDQTSKMKAQADA
- a CDS encoding MOSC domain-containing protein, whose protein sequence is MKGNIASLNIKLPEEFETQNKTFFTAYNKTPQHQPVYLHKTHFEGDGVGDTKHHGGVDKAVCVYPFEHYEKWTTELDLEVPLSIPSFGENFTVKGLLEDDVCIGDVFSVGGAIVQITQPRQPCQTLASILCRPDMIKKVVDKGRTGYYLRVLQEGLVAAGDEMLLIEKHHACISVTETNQIKYGFTKDAEKVQRLIDVKELAESMRESLQKRKM
- a CDS encoding FAD-dependent oxidoreductase, coding for MKYCIIGGDAAGMSAAMQIVRNEKDADITILEKGGIYSYGQCGLPYVVGGLIPSTDELIARSIETFREKYGMDARTFHEVKAIDTNSKTVSGVHTKTGQSFEVSYDKLLVATGVSPIIPKQWTGLHLKGIYPLKTIPDAEELMAGLKDVQNVTIIGGGYIGLEMAENVLRLGKKVRIIQRSNQLGNIFDHDFAPFLHEEAEKHGIELCLEEEVLGFKGDDHVQFVKTAKKDYPTDLVIVSVGVSPNTGFLKETDVALSEQGVIVVNEAMETSVDGIYAAGDCATHYHRVKKLNDHIPLGTTANKQGRIAGLNMVGVKKPFRGIVGTSIIQFMDLTLGKTGLSNKEAEKLNIPFAEIKITSKSHAGYYPDPKKLEIKLTYHKETKKLLGAQIIGEEGVDKRIDVLATALYHEMDVEELADLDLAYAPPYNGSWDPIQQAARRLGK